The following is a genomic window from Elusimicrobiaceae bacterium.
GCGGGTGCGGCGCCGCCATCAAATTGCCGGAATCGGCTGGCAGTCCTGTTTTAAAGCGTTACTGCCGTTTGTATAATAAAGAATGGCGGCAATATGCGCTTTACGGCGGCGAGGATTACGGACTGGTGTTTACCGTTCCGCCCGCCCGCTTGAAACAGCTGCGACGGCTGTTGCCGGGCGCTTACCCGATCGGAGTGATGACGCGCGGAAAAAGGATACTGTGTGATATTGTGGAAGAAGAAGGATTCGAGCATTTTTAAATCCCGGTCGGAAGAGGATACCCGGCGGCTGGCGGCGTTTCTGGCGGAACTGCTGTCCGGCGGAGAAGTGATTTTTCTGCGCGGCCCGATAGGCGCCGGCAAAACCACGTTCGTGAAAGGCGTGGCGGAAGCGCTGGGAATGCCGGCCAGCCCGGTGAGCGCGAGCTTCTCGCTTTTGAAACAGTACCGCAACGGCGCCATGACGGTTTACCATATTGACCTGTTTCGTCTGAAATCGGCCGATATGGCCAATCTGGGCTTTGAGGAAATGCTGGAGAATGAAAAAGCCGTCATACTGGCCGAATGGCCCGATCCCATAGCCGATATGCTGCCCCGTGACAGGCTGGAAATATCGTTTGAACTGCTTAAAGGCGACGGCCGGCGCATAGCGGCGGAGTCGCACGGCGAGGTAAGCGGGCGGCTGCTTGATTCGCTGAAAAATTCTTTTGAGTAAGGTTCCCATGCCCGGAAACAGTGACAGCGGAAAAGCCGTGCTTGCCATAGATAGTTCAAACGCGCCTTTGCGGCTTGCGCTGGTTTGCGCGGGTCGGGTGCTGCGTGCGTCGCGCGCGGGTGTCAAGCAGGAGGAATATCTCTTTCCGGCGGTACTGGCGCTGCTGGGAAAAGCCGGGCTGAGGCTGCGCGATATCAGCCGCGTGTGCGTGTTGCGCGGGCCGGGCCGGTTTACTGGCCTGCGGATCGGGCTGACGTTTGCGGCGATGCTGCGCGAACTGAACGGAGCGTCGGTGCGTGCCGGCACGGTTTTCATGGCGCTGGCTTATCAGACGGCGCGGTCCGCAAGCTATTTGAAATGGAAAACCCTTCATGACGGCGGCAAAATCTGCGTAGTGCTGCATGCGTTCCGGAGCGAGTATTTCTGCCAGTTTATTAACGCGGACGGAA
Proteins encoded in this region:
- the tsaE gene encoding tRNA (adenosine(37)-N6)-threonylcarbamoyltransferase complex ATPase subunit type 1 TsaE, with amino-acid sequence MILWKKKDSSIFKSRSEEDTRRLAAFLAELLSGGEVIFLRGPIGAGKTTFVKGVAEALGMPASPVSASFSLLKQYRNGAMTVYHIDLFRLKSADMANLGFEEMLENEKAVILAEWPDPIADMLPRDRLEISFELLKGDGRRIAAESHGEVSGRLLDSLKNSFE
- the tsaB gene encoding tRNA (adenosine(37)-N6)-threonylcarbamoyltransferase complex dimerization subunit type 1 TsaB gives rise to the protein MPGNSDSGKAVLAIDSSNAPLRLALVCAGRVLRASRAGVKQEEYLFPAVLALLGKAGLRLRDISRVCVLRGPGRFTGLRIGLTFAAMLRELNGASVRAGTVFMALAYQTARSASYLKWKTLHDGGKICVVLHAFRSEYFCQFINADGTRLSACGEPRWLNRAELLDFLAGAQFPFYCVGRAECGAALGTVLPRGYALAPEKDCRLDPAALAEFAAGLPEAETPVSPLYLKPARFELAAPGL